ttttatcccccgattatataattttttatcgcCTGCCCCTGCTAGCCTTGCTGGAACATAATGTGTGTACctactacttattatttatagatcaAAGTAAACATTCAGTATTCagtagaaaaaaatgtttacgttATCTGTAGCACTGGTGGCCACAGCCTCACTGCTCGTTTCGCTTGTGGTGTTCATGTCCTTAGAGTCTTTTTCCGGCGGATCGTATAGTCGAGGAGAAAGAGGTTtctgtcaaaattaaaaaaaaaacccttttatTCTGATCCTGCCCTAAACATGTTTTTTAACGAACGTAATCACAGTTTATTTTTCATGAAAGAGACTTATGTTCGAGTCTGAGTTTGAAACGTTAAGCGTGTgcttgtagtaactctaccatcGGGTCAAAGGTAGATTTTTGCAACAGCAATTTTTTTCGAAACCAGCGCTATATTTCACTTAAAGATTACTTCATTAAAAAACCattgatttgaaaaattgtattgtattactAATATGAAATTGATTTCATAGTCGTTGATTACTAGTTAAGTTGTAAAGCCTACTTAATTGTTTCTACTATAGTTTACATTTCGGTAATAATACTGTAATATCCATAGACAACCATTACTGATGATGTAATGAAACaaagataacaaagaaaaaaaaatacattttccgCTGGCAATTTGCACATGTGTATCTGCTGTATCTGTTTGCCCCACTGATGTTTTACCGGCTGCCGCACGTTACGCTGCTCCTGCAAATAGCAATTCCGCAGACGTAAACATATGCcttgttaaaattaaacaacacaCTCAAATCAAATAAGCACTATTATTCGTTTGATACACTAGATGTTCTATTAATTATGTGATAACTTACAACTCAGTGCCAGACAAAAACAAATACCTCcaaattcttctttttttgatCCATAATTGGACTTTTTTTGGGTTTCTGCGAGAAATTATTTGCTGTATCCATCGGTGGCGGCGATGGCGGCGATGGTGATTGGCTTCCTTCATTTGTCTAttgaggatttaaaaaaaacatgattattatttttatcaaaaggaGATGCGCAGAACATTTCCACAGAAATGTACTTAACCTTTCTTCTGCGTTCGAAAACGTCACTCATCGTTGGAAACTTATCACCCGTCATTCCTTTCAAAGTAGCAGGAAGTGGAAAGTCGATTTTAGGTCTCATTTTGTCATCGATGCCTCGCATACTGCCTGATGGTAAAAATGTTAGTGAAAAAGTGTAGTATCACTAGAAGGTCGACGCGCGAAGGCTTCGTGATTTTATATCATTCAAGctcatcattaaatttttttctgttcGATATTTGTCTTGCACTAATgacttttgttattataatttcctCTTaggtcaaaaattaaaaatagtaacaATTATAGAAATACCTTAtggcattttaaaattagattCCGTGTTAAAATTCGTCTAATTTAATAACAATGACTTTTTAAAACTCTTCGTTAAAGTCCTTTCCAGTAGgattcatactaatataatattatatttgttcaCCGTGAGCGTCGTCGCACCGTCTTGCTGGATGCATCATTGCCATTTGTTGATACATTTGCTCTTTTGGTACCAGAAACTGTTCTAGATATTTCAGAAAATCTTTGTACGTCACGTGATTCTGGTATGGATAAACATTTAGAGCTAAAAAAATTGTTCGGGTATCTTGTTTTAATGAACTAAATAGCtgacaattataaaaattttggtTTATCGGTATATCATCAACCCTTATCGGCCCACAGTGCACGGTTTCTCTTcttggaatgagaagggttaacaacactggccaagtgcggattgatagaattcacacgccgttgagaacattatgaattattattattattttctcagacatgcagaatttcccacaatgttttccttaaattactttaaattttttcaattgctttgaattacttaaattaaaaacgcacacaatTCCGAAAAGGGCCCAATTTCTTCATGATTGGCTAAGAAGTTTACCAGccataagtaacaaataaacaaacagagtGCAGACCCACTTTCTAGATTAATATATGAGCATAAATACAGCTTACCTTTTCTTCACCAATCCAATTTCTTTCGGCGGGCTCGATCAAACCCAAAACATCAAGCCAGTGATAATAGTTCTTAGAGTTGTTCCCgtaccaatattttattataacgtatCTGTTTGAAAAACGTACGTATTAAGGGTCTCCAGTTCGCCAATACAGGTTGGTTCAGTTTAGAATGCgatcttttatttttgtctgggTGTATGACCGTGGTTTCATTTGACCTTGCAAGCAAATTGTTTTGGACCTTCGAGCGatttatgtaaagaattagAGGTATCTCAACGTGCCTCGGTGAACCGATAGACTTTATGCTCCAAACGACGTAACCCCGCAACGTTGGTAGGTCCAAATAGATGCTAGTCAAAAGCGGCGCAAGACCGCGGAACTTGTAATTATCTACAAAGCTGTGCGTTCTGGTTCGGTCTAGATATTTTACAAGTGAGACAATCTGGATAGATACCTATTTACTTATGAACTAGAAAGTTCTAAGGAAATAAGTGCATAAGTGGACACATTATCTGAAGAGCTCGTATACGCATACGTGCAATTCCCATTCCTATCGCCGCTATCATTTGTATtgtctttttattttccttatttcTATAAGAAGTCTTCTACATTAATTAACCTATCCAAAGTTATTATTGCGTAACCAAGAAGGAAATTACATATTGTAATTTTCCTTCTTGGTAGTCtggaaagtactaccgccatgcttatttttgccaccAAGCAGAATTGTTGAAGGTGTAATTACATGTACATAAATGCAGGCAATTtggaggacgtgttccttgcttgttctgcgaagtgttgctctgtttatgggcgatggGTTTCGACTTACCATCATGGTGATAGGGGCCAGTCAACTATTAGGTACTGATAAAAAAGGGTTAGGCTTCGTAATCTTTTTATGGCCTTTTGTTTTATCGTGCTTCAATTTTGCCCTTCAATTTGCGTTTGCTTTGCTGCACTAgtgaaaaatctaaaatttaattcagGTTTGAAAATAGCTGGTCCTATAggaatatttttgataatagcGTGAATAACCGAGACAGCGATAAGTACCGCATCACAATCACTATAGGGTGTTTCTTATGCACCGAATCTATATTTAGCACTTATTGTTTCTTCAATGAGACGTGGACATTGGAAGATTTAATTGAGACGTAGACATTGGAAGATTTAACTGGAATTctattgaaattaaacttacGCTAGTCCATCGTCTACCATCTGTTGTATTTCGGGTTCGTTGACTATCTCCAATATCTCGGCATTTTCAGGGTTCCTTTTTATATCCACCAATTGCCAAGGTGAAATGAGGCCAAAACGGACGCAGCGCATAATCTCCACAGCTAGCCTAGATCTATTGGCCCAGTCTCCGTACAACCATCGTACACCGGCCATTAGAACTTCTATCTCACTGATTTTTTGTGAAGGAATAAAAAggagtttattaattaatgctaaatgataaatattgggctaaatataagaaataactTTCTATTTCAAAATATGAAATAGTTTCTAATCAAACCTATTTTCAGCACTTAAACTGATATCATTTTATGTGAAAGCTATGAGGTATTTGCTGTAGGGTTTTTACAATACTTGGTGTTGCTGCATGCTGTCTGATAAAACTGGAAATTTGAGTACTATGacctaattatataaaatagttcTGACAAATAGGAGAATTACCTTGTAACACATATATAATTGGACTTTAGAAATGTTATGACTTCTTCGGGTTCAAGCTCCAAGAAGTCTTTTGAGGCCACCAGTGGTAAAAAGAATCTCATTACTCGAGGaatctaaaattttttaatcgctatttagtagtatttttattagtttacatcCTGCCACTGTCATCAGGCTATGCAAAAAAACTCGTATTGGATTACaactaactttattataaaaatacctacaaCAGTTTAGTTGTTAGGTTGATCGACAATTCCTCCCCCGGATCAAGAAAAAGTTTCTAGGTACCAACCCTACCTAAACCTATTTGGgctttctgtcaagaaattatGAGAACCGGCATTGGGTACCAAGTAGTATTccgtttatttgtaaataaacggAATACTCCTTGGCTTGgttggtttgtttatttgtttgtattgttgGATTGTTACCCACAATTTACTTGCGAGGTCTTGTCATGGAAAAATGCATGCTACAGCGCAGCAAAATAACACATTTGAGCAGCATGGAGATTGTGTAGCTATAAAGTGAATCAATGCTTGGGTACGATGTTGATgatatttctaataatttacatttacatttaccaTTACATCCATTACGGGTGTCATTTCTTTGTTCCTCGCCTCTCTATATAAAGCAAATGCAGTATCCTCGTTAAAAAGATTTTCATTAACTATAAATGACCAGCACTGAGGTTCTAAATCTGTTGAAACATCAAAACATATGAATCCAGGTAGTAATCAGTAACGACACAAAAACGTTGGCTCGCCATttcaaacttacaataaaatatttttgtttaccttttataCCGAGATACTGAGCAGCACATAATAAATTAAGCACATTATctctttttagtattttattactttctgGGCCACTGAAAATCATCCACTCATAAATTGTGTGGAAAGCTTCTGGAGTTACGTTTGTCTggaaaaaattgtattgtaaatCACATTGCTTTGCTCTTGGTATAAAGTTTCTTCTAGAAAATTTACTTACGCATGATAATTCAATTTCTCGTTGGATATTAATTTCAAAGAACGTTGAATAAATTTCGAGTACAAAATGATGACAATGAAATTCCTCTCGGCCAATATGTACAATTGTATCTGTATTTCTGAGGAATAGatatttgtgaaataaatgAGAAAGAATAAGAAGTACTTAACTTCTTATTCTTTCTCATTTAGCCTAGGAcactttatatataaacaatgttgtaataaatattttatttaacctgtTACTTTGAGTTTTtccttattttcttttttcgtaAATCACCCACTAAGTATTAaggtaaaaaatgaaaaatgttcgAATATTCGCGAGACGCACGCATTGATTAATTCAATAAatctttttgattttaatataaactaactTAAATTGcatgtaattttaaatgaacaCAATTTGCAGGaggataaatatactacgacaatacacacatcgccatctagccccaaagtaagcgtagctagtgctatgggtactaaaatgaatgatgaatattttttttcataaataactatataattatactatacagacaaacacccagacactgaaaagcatacCGGTTCACCACACAGACATTTTTTCaattgtggtaatcgaaccgtCAGCCTGGGACTCaaaaagcagagtcgctgcccatgCCACAAATCGGCGGTCATATTATCTCgattaaatctaaatttaaaccTCCGAAAGGCTTTCAATCAAAGTATGTTTCATAACTCACTATAATGAAAAGTTTTGAAGGGTACCGTACATAAAATTGTGTATTCTTCGATAAAACTCTTGAAATAAATCTTGTTTCTTAGGCAGTTGAACCCGCATCCAGTCGACTGGATCAGCCAATGCATATCCAAGATTGCTCAAATACTCTCCTTTGTCATCATTTGAACAATATGGCTTTGTTTTAGTATTTCTGCCAATTGCAGAGGCTTCTTTGTTTTGTGAATTCATATTTGTTTCTCTAGGTCCATACCGAAGTTGCAGTTCTGGGTCATTGCTATTCTCCTATCAACGATATTTCATAAATTGGGCTTGCACGCGAAGGGTAATGGTATTAACTAATGCAACAAGAAAcactaataacataatattaacttaattatgaTCCTGTACAGATGTTCAAAAAATCATGTTTCTTGTATCTCTTTTCCCTTtgatttacacttttttttagttctttttGTTAATACGGAAAGCGAGACTAGTTTTAGCAcagtataaataagaaatacagTAGTTCGTGGTAAATGGTAAATGCCGAAATCATCTAGACATCATCAAGTCGCTACCTTACTTAAAGGACTtcgtatttatctatatatttaaaacaatactgcTTCTAGCGAAGATAGTAAATTTCCGGTACTTCAAAACTACACTCCAACATCCTTCACCCTCAGAAGATTTAGACTCTAGAATAGTATTGCGTATGGTCATTTGTTACGTGTTCTTTTATAAGGTACTTACGTTGTTTTCATCGTCATCAGGTTCACCTGCTGCCTTTCCTTCAAATTTAACTTTCACCTTAGCTTGGGTGGGATCCGCCAAAAGAACGCCAACTGTCGATGATTGAAATACTACCTTGAAAAGGAAGAAGGAACTTAGAATAAAGTACTTTAAAAACTGGTAATATATGATACAATACGGACCTGGTTAGATTGAACCTTTAAGTTACCACTAGGAGTAGCTTTGAAGGGAAAGGCAGCCATTTTATGTGCATTCAATTCCTCAGCACTGCACGTACTGcaaattatagtattaagaaTACAAAATTACACTGgtgaaaatattacaattaaatatataccttGAATTTTCCGCACATGACGAAACATGTTGATAATTTTGCACGAAGTCATTGGCGAATTTGGATAAGTACGTGTCAGGAGGTGGACATTTCTTTTTAGATTTTCtgttgatattaattttaataaaaaatattataaaattagtaaatgCTTCTTTCTAATGAATATAatgaatgttataaataaatgtattattaataaatgcttttttttggtaaatataTGTTGCCATACTTACTTTCCTTTTAAATTCCAAGACATGTATGGTGCTGTTATTAAATGTCTGGACCAATATCTTTCTAATGTATCTCCAGATATATCATACAATGTATTTTTCAATTCGCTTTTGCACAAATAATTTTCCGTTCTCCTGAGGAAGTCGAGTGCTGTAA
The Pararge aegeria chromosome 6, ilParAegt1.1, whole genome shotgun sequence genome window above contains:
- the LOC120624275 gene encoding uncharacterized protein LOC120624275, producing the protein MVPSAIINTKEDSDATDTTIIQSNSGFNSYIFCRSEKVKRRSKRNCKSILERYHITFKPKLHKSNSLSDLSLVSSDISLDFLRRTENYLCKSELKNTLYDISGDTLERYWSRHLITAPYMSWNLKGKKSKKKCPPPDTYLSKFANDFVQNYQHVSSCAENSSTCSAEELNAHKMAAFPFKATPSGNLKVQSNQVVFQSSTVGVLLADPTQAKVKVKFEGKAAGEPDDDENNENSNDPELQLRYGPRETNMNSQNKEASAIGRNTKTKPYCSNDDKGEYLSNLGYALADPVDWMRVQLPKKQDLFQEFYRRIHNFINTDTIVHIGREEFHCHHFVLEIYSTFFEINIQREIELSCTNVTPEAFHTIYEWMIFSGPESNKILKRDNVLNLLCAAQYLGIKDLEPQCWSFIVNENLFNEDTAFALYREARNKEMTPVMDVMIPRVMRFFLPLVASKDFLELEPEEVITFLKSNYICVTSEIEVLMAGVRWLYGDWANRSRLAVEIMRCVRFGLISPWQLVDIKRNPENAEILEIVNEPEIQQMVDDGLAYVIIKYWYGNNSKNYYHWLDVLGLIEPAERNWIGEEKNHVTYKDFLKYLEQFLVPKEQMYQQMAMMHPARRCDDAHGSMRGIDDKMRPKIDFPLPATLKGMTGDKFPTMSDVFERRRKTNEGSQSPSPPSPPPMDTANNFSQKPKKSPIMDQKKKNLEEQRNVRQPVKHQWGKQIQQIHMCKLPAENKPLSPRLYDPPEKDSKDMNTTSETSSEAVATSATDNQYTSRHGEKRHSVAASYLAAATAALSGGGRDSQGTATRLASDARTTQTQVNTPSPNKFRSPQTSMFNHSKESLARTNMNKLSTSILGPSNKNYMADASLFNWDRETVLVFGGIDYHTTYGISGNTGKNIYRFDPVTNSWNLVGELPEPRHHHSVAFLRGRVFLVGGADPREDDLRGKSVVVSTVWSYEPVTRSWYSESGLAIPRKNFGLVVHRMALYAIGGQDKKGRVLRSVEKFDPKTGSWSEVRAMSTARMAAAATKYRDYIWVAGGMTGEKRRPVCNIVECYNSKTNQWTEIHSLRFPRCFATLFSMNDKLYIIGGAGKMSDKDKTPSSVGAIDVWDWKERKWKLDTEMSIPRHGHALAYLGTQLIIIGGVTTIYMRALSNVESFCCERGAWIRGVANLPSPLSGHGAVTLPPASLM